The genomic DNA AATGAGGGAAGTAATTTGTCATTGTTATGcaccttcgagtcatttctgacttatggtgaccttaaggcataATTTAGTTTTTGAGAATTATagactcatggaatcatagagttggaagagaccccaagaagggccatgcagtccaacccccttctgccatgcaggaactctcaatcaaagcaaccccagcaggtggccatccagcctctgtttaaagccctccaaggaaATTTggtaatagatagatagattatccctgtttgtttgtttgaaccaTCCCCTCAGAATttgcctgcctcaccagctaccctcAGCatgtcaaaacaacaacaaccccaaaataGATCTATATACATTTGGCCTCCAAAaagaatatcatttttaaaaaaccaaagctGAATAagctctttatttatttgtttgtttgtttattatatttctttatatcccaccctttccccaagaCCAGGAATCCAATTGCATTTTGGAACAGCCTTGAAGGGGTCTCTGGGAGattcaaaatgttcttttttaCTCATCCAAAACACCCTGCAATACTAATCCAGGTTGAGGCCGCttggactgccctggctcagtgctagggaatcctgggaactgtcgtttatCCTGGCACTGGagctcctgacagagaaggctaaatgtctcacagacctacagttcccaggattccctagcactgagccagggcagtccaagcggtctcaaactggatgactgtatttctgcagggtgttttggagccttcttgacctggttgtttcatgtAATTCACCATCTATCCATGtcttaaaaatattccaataataaataaattccataaagcaaaccttgatttttctgtttaatataagggacaccattttactatgtcataaTATATAATGGAACTgtagcatccatgaattttgatatctgtgggggggtggggggggtttcCTTGAACCAAATCCCAGCCAATACAAAGAACCAACTTTTATCATCTGATTTGGATTTGAAAATGGCAGAATCCCCTTGAAGCAATTCAATTGCCCTTGAATTCCTAAttagattttcttttccttgtctTCCAACCAGGGATCCAGCAGGACAATGGGGATTATGGGACACCGTCTGCGGTGCAACCAGAAACAACCAAGGCAGCAGAGATAGAGAAGTTTGGAAATGCATCAAAAGCAAAaaggcatgcaggaaatccatcaaAGAACAGGAAGAAGACATCTTCTGGTTATTGGGGTGCTGATCTCCTTGAACCCCATATCCTGCAAGAAGAATAcaatgaaaggagaaaggaaaagtgtCCCGTCTGTGGGAAAACATTCAATCATAAATCAAACTTTAAGCGGCATTACAGAACTCATACAGGGGAGGAACCGTATAAATGCGCAGCATGTGGGAAGGGCTTTCAGCACCAAGGGAACTATGACAGACATCAGcggacccacacaggggagaaaccctataaGTGCACCAAGTGTGGGAAGTGCTTCAGCAACCTTATCTCACaccaaagaactcacacaggcgAGAAGCCGTATACATGCCTCGATTGCGGGAAGAGCTTCAGTATGAGCAGCAGCCTTGCTTCACATCAgaggacccacacaggggagaaactcTATAAATGCAAGGTGTGTGGGAAGCGCTTTGGCACAAGCAGTGGCCTGACCACACATCAGAGAACCCACACGGGGGAAAAGCCATACCAGTGCAAcgagtgtgggaaaagcttcatcCAGAGCAGTAGTCTTACCGCACATCAGAGAACCCACACGGGGGAAAAGCCATACACATGCGCcgagtgtgggaagagcttcattCAGAGCAGCAACCTCACTTCTCATCAGAGGATCCACACCGGAGAGAAACCTTACCCCTGCACAGAGTGCGAAAAGACATTCGGCGATAGTGGCACGCTTCGGAAacatcaaagaattcacacaggggagaagccatacaagtgcaCAGAGTGTGGGGAAAGGTTCACCGATAATGGGACACTTAGGAAGCATAAAATAACTCACACGGGGGAAAAACCTTACAAATGCACAGAGTGCGGGAAAGGCTACAGCAGTAACCGAAATCTTGCAGCACATCAGAGAACCCACTGAAAGGAGGGGAAAGCTTTGTTTTTGCAtgatggcatggataatcctgacTTGGTATTCAGTGAGTGGTGTGTACCGTCACTTTAGGGCAGAAgctcccatgaaaatggaaaaaccagaAATATGTGAGACCTCCCCAAACATTAATGATTGACAGTCATCCTCCCCCACCAAGAGCACCACCCATAACTCGCCTTGCAGCCTTGGATTCATTTCATcccccacatttccaaagtgaGTCCACTTTCAGTCCGATGTTAACAGCCACTGCTGCAGAGGATCcaccttctctcttccctctcctcctcccattccctCCAAGCCAAACAAAATCAACATCGTATGTTCCCcactttaacaatttttttgtatTCTCCCCATTTCCAAAGTCCTTCCCTTTGAATCCAATATTTGCAGCACCACCAGGGAGGATTcagcttctctcctctcctccccatgCAGCCAGTCAAAAGCAACACCATACCTTTCCCTGCTTTGCCAAAGTTTGCATCCTCCCCATTTCCAACATCCTTCCACTCTGAATCCGATGGTTGCAGCCACTACCACAAAGGGAAGGTACAATGTTGATTTTGtttgggtgaggaggaggagggaagagaggttGGGTCCTCCCCAGTGGTGGCTCCAAACATCAGATTCAAAGGGAAGGACTTTGAAAATGAAGAGGATGCAGACTTTGGCAAAGCAGGGTTGCTTTTGACTGACTGGGAGCCCGGGGAGAGGAGGACAGAAGACAGATTGGATCCTTCTTGGTGGTGATCCAAACATTGGACTTGGAATGAGGTGGATGAAAAGTGGGGAACATACGCTGTTGCTTTTGGCTGGCTGGGAGGGAGATGATGAGGCCGACtttgttaagcagcagctacaaaatCATAAATAGTCAGTACCATGAATCTGAAAtccgtgaatgtggagggctggctgtacatcTGAAAACCTTCAGTACAACCTTTTTTAACCCATAAAATCTCATGCTGGAGGGCTGTATCCCAAGCAATATCCTTTAAATGCAAGAATCCACTTAGagaatttcagtgcagaaaatggtTCACTGATAGAGGAGGTCTTAGTAGCAAgtacattagcaatagcaagtacattcctataccacttaccaatgtactaagcttTTTACAAagcgtaagctaattgcccccaaccagctggATATTAATTTtaccctgacctttctccaaggcttgaacagcaagtctcgtcttgcctcacagccgtctcgcagtggatgcgccattggcgtttgaagctcaacatgtccaagatggagcttcttgtctttcctcctaaacccacccttcaacactccttttctgtctctgtggacaacatttctattcaaccagtccagcaagcccacagtcttggctttatctttgactcttctctgtcgtggatccctcagatccagaccacagccaaggcttgtagattcttcttgtacaatattgccaaaatccgaccatatctctccgcctctactgccaagatcctggtccatgccctagtgatctcacgacttgattactgtaatgtcctcctggctgggcttcctctttctcacctctgtcctttaatttctgtacagcattcagctgcacgcattatcacttccacccaccgctctgaccacatctctcctgtcttggcatcccttcactggctccctctccctttccgcattcagtatatgctcctgctgtcgacgtttaaagccctccatggactggcccctccttacttatcagaccttctttctcctcaccttcccactagggccttccgttctggtagtcaaggtctgctgtcccagtccaggatttcctctgccccatctcggattcacctcttttcactcgctgccccatcactcctggaaccttcttcccccgcgagacacaagggccatcacttctttaaccagcttcaaaacggagctgaagaccatcctgttcagagaagtgttcctaggcattgcataattgtcacttgctatttgatgttcttttgttgcctgttttattgaatcatttcctgtattgctatgtattttatatgtattatcctactagagaggcaggctagctccaacaggcctccctggaagaagattaaccatccattaagaagccaagccctccctccaatccatctcccctgatccaggcctcggaggtagagaagaactgctggacctcatccccttccccaccacctctcccttctccttttgtgtcgtgtctttttaaattgtaagcctgagggcagggaaccgtccaattaaaaagattgtatgtacagtgctgtgtaaatttacagcgctttataaataaaggttaataataataacaacaacaaccttggaaggatgccaggctgagtcgaccctggagctcttggctggtatcgaactcacaaccttgtggtttatgagtccGTGGCTGggatacaggcatttaaccactgcgtcaccagggcttgTGTAGTACCACATCTACATCGGACAACTGCAACAAATACATTACAgaaatggatttcatgtttagtcttggatcccatcttcaagatatacGTTCATTCTGAACAATTATCTGGGAATGAAAGGGGTTATTagaagagaggaaaggatttacagtggtaccccgggatacgaaatacccaggttacgaaatttccgggatacgaaaaaatcccataggaaataactgttccgggttacgaatgttttttcgggttacgaaaaaaatttttggtgcttttcggcgctttttcgcacgaaacgcggcttttccccattagtgcctatgggttttcagcttgcgaaggcttttcgggttacaaaagcggccgcggaacgaattaatttcgtaacccgagggagcactgtattgcaGACCAAGGGTTCTTCCTGTTTACCTTTGCAGTCCCACTCCAAATGGCAATAGGAAGTGTCGCCATTTTGAGAGTGACTGCAAAGAATTGTATTTGAGGGTAATAATTTTGGGGCTGCTTGTTGGGGTTATTTTCACGTTCCTGCCTGTTTGGAGttccaaaattgtccaaaaaTCATGGAATTTATGggatctgcatctgcactgcagaattaatgtagtttgacactgctttaactcccctaGCTCCATGCAAggacatcctgggatttgtagttttgacactgctttaactgccttggctccatggtagggcatcctgggatttgtagtttagtgagctatggctccaccctacagaaaatcctgagatttgtagtttaccAAGGCCTTGAGCCTTTTCTGGGTGCATCTAGACACCATTTCAACGGCTATGGCTCTTATCCTACATTAAGTCCCGGGATGTGTAGTTTCCCAAGGTCTTTATTCTCCCCTAGGTGCATCTAGACACAAGTTTAACTGCCATTgattggctccatcctacagaaatctCATGGCATCACCAGCACTCAGGGacggctaaagaccttgcaaaactacagaacccagggtttccataggatggagctatacaGCTCTTCAAGGTGGTGTTACACTGTATTATTCCTCCAGTGCAGACGCCCATAGAGGCTTCGTGGACCCAGGTGGGCCTGGGTTTCTCTCCTGTCCTCTTAAATCCAGCAGGTTAGGGATTTTCCCACCAATCAGATGAGGCCTTCAAGCAGGAGCTCACCTGGTTGCTGAGCAGACTACTTCCCCCTAGCGACCTGCCTGCAAGGTCAAGGCAATTCTTCCCGGTGATTCCAGGTGGCTCTTTTGCCCCCTCTCACgggatcttggggggggggaaaccccgCCCCCTTGTGCCCTGCCCCTCCCCTTCCCAGGACCCTCCAGGTGGGGCTGCAGGTACCTTTGCTTGCCTTCCAAAAGAGAGGAACACGTGTCGGGGGAAAGGGAGACCTGGCTTGCCAGGAGCCTCTGGGAGAAGAAGGTGGGAGATGGCTTTGGGAAGAGGCTCTGGAGAGAGTTTGGGGGTGAGGGCATTTTTGAGGGGCATCCCCCATTTCTATACTGGGGTGAGTCACATGTtagtggggaagaggaggctcccccccaaaaaaaaggtgcAAAGAAATGTTGGGGTTTAAAGCCAGCCTTGGACCAGAGCTTGGGGATGCTGCTTTGGGGGCACTCCAGGTCCCATGATCCCCATTTAGGGCATGGTGTTTTGGGAACAATCTAGGTCCCTAAATCCCCAGTTTGGGAAGCTGCTTTTGGGACACCCCAAGTCCCATAATACCCAGTTTGGGCATGCTGGCATTGGGTaagtccagctcccagaatccccagcttgGGGTGCTGGTTCTGggtgcactccagtccttaaatcACCAGTTTAGACATGTTAATTTTTGTATACACAAGGTCCCAAAATCCCCAGTTGGGGGCTGTTGCTTTGGCACTCCAGGTCCAAGAATCTCCACTTTGGAGGTGCTGCTTTTGAGGGGGGGTTGCAGTCCAGGTCCCAAAATCCCCAGTTTAGGGATGCTGCTTTTGCAGACACTCCAGGTCCCATATTCCTCACTTTGGGATGCTGCTTTTGAGACGCTTGAGGTCCCCAAATCCCCATCTACAGCATGCTGCTCTTAAGGACACTTCAGGTCCCATAATCTCCATCTAGGGCATGGTGCTTTAGGGGCCACTCCAGGTCCCATAATCCCCAGATGGGGGTGCTGGTTTGGGGGCCACTCCAAGTCCCACAATTCCCAGCTGGAGGATGCCTTAAAACAGGGTCAATCAAgttttctaatacataaaataattctTCACAGTATGAATACAGTAAGCAGGAttcaatttttttcattaaaagatTAATGGGGGAAAAACTGATCTAAACCCAAACATTCTGCATTTTAGAGATTTTTATTTCTCAAAAGAACTTTCCAACCATTTTAGCtgcattttgtgtgtttgtgtgtatgtatgtgtatgtacacacactgtgtgtgtgtgtgtgtgtgtgtgtgtgtgtatatatatatggtaaatatgtatacagttggccctcctcgTTTGCGGCTTTGATTCATCAtggttttgattcatatgttctctctaggaacttctaggtcctccagcgcaactctgccagaggtgaCCATAGAGtagtgctggagaatctagacgTTTCTAGAgaaagcatttgtaggtcctccagcatgattctatgatcaacctctggaagatgttgaccatagagttgcgctggagggcctagagatttctagataGGTTTTCActtgggtaaaaagaatagttttttttaaatttataaataaatttataataataatttataatagatttattaaaataagtaaataaaaaataactttgcgggtcttccacattcatg from Sceloporus undulatus isolate JIND9_A2432 ecotype Alabama chromosome 2, SceUnd_v1.1, whole genome shotgun sequence includes the following:
- the LOC121923017 gene encoding zinc finger protein 239-like isoform X1; translation: MGLPSGASGTTTKFQSRTGIQQDNGDYGTPSAVQPETTKAAEIEKFGNASKAKRHAGNPSKNRKKTSSGYWGADLLEPHILQEEYNERRKEKCPVCGKTFNHKSNFKRHYRTHTGEEPYKCAACGKGFQHQGNYDRHQRTHTGEKPYKCTKCGKCFSNLISHQRTHTGEKPYTCLDCGKSFSMSSSLASHQRTHTGEKLYKCKVCGKRFGTSSGLTTHQRTHTGEKPYQCNECGKSFIQSSSLTAHQRTHTGEKPYTCAECGKSFIQSSNLTSHQRIHTGEKPYPCTECEKTFGDSGTLRKHQRIHTGEKPYKCTECGERFTDNGTLRKHKITHTGEKPYKCTECGKGYSSNRNLAAHQRTH
- the LOC121923017 gene encoding zinc finger protein 239-like isoform X2 → MGDSLRTANRKERPDGGIQQDNGDYGTPSAVQPETTKAAEIEKFGNASKAKRHAGNPSKNRKKTSSGYWGADLLEPHILQEEYNERRKEKCPVCGKTFNHKSNFKRHYRTHTGEEPYKCAACGKGFQHQGNYDRHQRTHTGEKPYKCTKCGKCFSNLISHQRTHTGEKPYTCLDCGKSFSMSSSLASHQRTHTGEKLYKCKVCGKRFGTSSGLTTHQRTHTGEKPYQCNECGKSFIQSSSLTAHQRTHTGEKPYTCAECGKSFIQSSNLTSHQRIHTGEKPYPCTECEKTFGDSGTLRKHQRIHTGEKPYKCTECGERFTDNGTLRKHKITHTGEKPYKCTECGKGYSSNRNLAAHQRTH
- the LOC121923017 gene encoding zinc finger protein 239-like isoform X4 → MAPGIQQDNGDYGTPSAVQPETTKAAEIEKFGNASKAKRHAGNPSKNRKKTSSGYWGADLLEPHILQEEYNERRKEKCPVCGKTFNHKSNFKRHYRTHTGEEPYKCAACGKGFQHQGNYDRHQRTHTGEKPYKCTKCGKCFSNLISHQRTHTGEKPYTCLDCGKSFSMSSSLASHQRTHTGEKLYKCKVCGKRFGTSSGLTTHQRTHTGEKPYQCNECGKSFIQSSSLTAHQRTHTGEKPYTCAECGKSFIQSSNLTSHQRIHTGEKPYPCTECEKTFGDSGTLRKHQRIHTGEKPYKCTECGERFTDNGTLRKHKITHTGEKPYKCTECGKGYSSNRNLAAHQRTH